One Cryptomeria japonica chromosome 9, Sugi_1.0, whole genome shotgun sequence genomic window carries:
- the LOC131077152 gene encoding GDSL esterase/lipase At4g10955, translating into MAEEDLLDFNAAGPKNTRPNDPNFQRILLACLVNSSYIQEIYRQQAIKRHGTSASAWHTAFHYRLHSLLYSPSDGSIFGAVFMYDSFSALKEFRLFRPENCPSAVIALRGTILSAASIISDLRDDLNLILQQIQKVSRVEEALRVTREMVKRCGAQNVCLAGHSLGAAVALKVSRIMAEEESIFLDTHLFNPPFFSLISVRDQKLGIFIHRIRAMAAGCLTQSAAETRAAFLALQKWCPNLYVNVFDPVSSNYLHYFRARLTNSAHSSIVYWIMRSLGKSPEPHHLLPSANLFINDGGRKEFRFSHGLYQWWSEDTELKTEHYNLDVPEFVDRVNQYAQVAAKEEIESTTLVTSETSSPLPSKATTPPPSTATAFVTSNAVFKFFGVK; encoded by the exons ATGGCAGAAGAAGATCTATTGGATTTCAATGCCGCAGGACCCAAAAACACGCGCCCAAATGATCCTAATTTCCAACGCATTCTCCTCGCATGTCTGGTGAATTCGAGCTACATTCAAGAAATTTACAGACAGCAAGCGATCAAGCGCCACGGCACTTCAGCTTCTGCGTGGCACACAGCATTTCATTACAGACTCCACAGCCTCCTCTACAGTCCCTCTGATGGCTCCATTTTCGGCGCAGTTTTTATGTACGATTCATTCTCTGCTCTGAAGGAATTTCGGCTCTTCCGCCCAGAAAATTGCCCCTCTGCCGTTATAGCGCTGAGAGGGACAATACTGTCGGCAGCCAGTATAATCTCAGACCTCAGAGATGACTTGAATTTAATTTTACAGCAGATACAGAAAGTCTCCCGTGTGGAGGAGGCTCTGCGCGTGACTAGAGAAATGGTGAAGCGTTGCGGCGCGCAGAATGTCTGCTTGGCTGGCCATTCGCTCGGAGCTGCGGTGGCACTCAAAGTTTCGCGGATAATGGCGGAAGAAGAATCAATTTTTTTAGATACCCATTTGTTCAATCCGCcgtttttttctctcatttccgtGCGAGATCAAAAATTGGGCATTTTTATTCACAGAATAAGGGCAATGGCAGCCGGGTGTTTAACACAGAGCGCTGCGGAGACTCGGGCGGCATTCTTGGCGCTTCAGAAATGGTGCCCTAATCTGTATGTCAATGTATTTGACCCCGTGTCGAGTAATTATTTGCATTATTTTAGGGCTAGGTTGACCAACTCTGCACACAGCTCGATCGTGTATTGGATTATGAGATCGCTGGGGAAAAGTCCTGAGCCCCACCATCTTTTGCCCTCTGCAAATCTGTTCATTAATGATGGTGGGCGAAAGGAGTTTAGGTTCTCTCATGGACTGTATCAGTGGTGGTCGGAGGATACGGAGCTGAAAACAGAACATTATAATCTAGATGTGCCGGAATTTGTGGATCGTGTGAACCAATATGCCCAAGTTGCAG CCAAGGAGGAGATAGAGTCGACAACTCTCGTAACATCTGAGACATCATCTCCTCTACCATCGAAGGCAACAACTCCTCCACCATCGACGGCAACAGCTTTTGTTACATCCAATGCGGTGTTCAAGTTCTTTGGAGTAAAATAG